The genomic stretch GCGAGCTCGGCGCGCTCGGCCTGCTCGGCATCACCGCCGATCCCGATTTCGGCGGCAGCGGCATGGGCTATCTCGCCCACGTGATTGCGGTGGAAGAAATTTCCCGCGCCTCGGCTTCGGTCGGCCTCTCCTACGGCGCCCACTCCAACCTCTGCGTCAATCAGATCAACCGCTGGGCAACGCCAGCGCAGAAGGAAAGATTCCTGCCGCCGCTGTGCTCGGGCGAGCGTGTCGGTGCGCTGGCGATGTCGGAATCCGGCGCCGGCTCCGACGTTGTCTCGCTCAAACTGCGCGCCGACAAGCGCAATGGCCGCTATGTGCTCAACGGCACCAAGATGTGGATCACCAACGGGCCGGACGCCGATACGCTGGTCGTCTATGCCAAGACCGATCCGGAGCGGAAATCGCGCGGCATCACCGCCTTTATCGTCGAGAAGACGATGGCAGGTTTTTCCGTGGCGCAAAAACTCGACAAGCTCGGCATGCGCGGTTCCAACACCGGGGAGTTGGTTTTTTCGGATGTCGAGGTGCCGTTCGACAATGTGCTGCACGAGGAAGGACGCGGCGTCGAAGTGCTGATGTCGGGCCTCGACTATGAACGCACTGTGCTCGCCGGCGGTCCGATCGGCCTGATGGCGGCGTGCCTCGACGTGGCGATCCCCTATGTGCACGAGCGCAAGCAGTTCGGCCAGCCGATCGGCGAATTCCAGTTGGTGCAAGGCAAGCTGGCCGACATGTATACGGTGATGAACGCGGCTCGCGCCTATGTCTATGCCGTCGCCGCCGCTTGCGATCGCGGCCAGACCACCCGCAAGGACGCCGCCGGCTGCGTCTTGTTTGCCGCCGAAAAGGCGACGCAGATGGCGCTCGACGCCCTCCAACTGCTTGGCGGCAATGGCTATATCAACGACTACCCGACCGGCCGGCTTTTGCGCGACGCCAAGCTCTATGAGATCGGCGCCGGCACCAGCGAAATCCGCCGCTGGCTGATCGGCCGCGAGATCATGGC from Mesorhizobium sp. NZP2077 encodes the following:
- a CDS encoding isovaleryl-CoA dehydrogenase; translation: MYTNTLSFGHDEDIEALRDLVRRFAQHRIAPIAGDIDRDNEFPAHLWRELGALGLLGITADPDFGGSGMGYLAHVIAVEEISRASASVGLSYGAHSNLCVNQINRWATPAQKERFLPPLCSGERVGALAMSESGAGSDVVSLKLRADKRNGRYVLNGTKMWITNGPDADTLVVYAKTDPERKSRGITAFIVEKTMAGFSVAQKLDKLGMRGSNTGELVFSDVEVPFDNVLHEEGRGVEVLMSGLDYERTVLAGGPIGLMAACLDVAIPYVHERKQFGQPIGEFQLVQGKLADMYTVMNAARAYVYAVAAACDRGQTTRKDAAGCVLFAAEKATQMALDALQLLGGNGYINDYPTGRLLRDAKLYEIGAGTSEIRRWLIGREIMAEGV